From the Luteolibacter rhizosphaerae genome, one window contains:
- a CDS encoding S1 family serine peptidase, which yields MIRRIALSSLALLLVAPARADKDLIRSSRITPLEIRRKHDKAAETAAKDGFGPLPRAPKIIGGGNASPGEYPWMAALVIADEPDNFQGQFCGGSLIHPRWILTASHCVSGSKASDIEVVLGTNDLDSNSGFQRIAVAEIVMAPKYNDFTLDSDFALLRLAEPASASIPTIPLIDDLALAAPGIEAVITGWGDMSNGERDYPALLQEVEVPVVDLAVANATPSYLGSLTANMLPAGYPEGGKDSCYGDSGGPMIVPSPVGPGWMQAGIVSFGAGCAEPGVYGINARVSQFRRYILGHVLPNYTAWEIANNRTGESRDPDTNGFTNFEDFALPDHTLNRTTTLDSVRLSYTRPASASEVDYIIENAPTAAGPWTVKSPSFVSSTVAGAGLVLWTVELPLIENIGVFRVRAAISSGHATGPRPFTFTSGTRGTLDSTDAGFSRAYRLEGLPVNQPVSVSLRSTDFDAVLSVEVAATGANVGTSASDNAEGLSGTDERLTFTPLADTTYIVRASGGAGDFELNLWSPVEFAAQPALVIPQTRKATLKGSLAATDVYDPFFQPGGEYLKDDFLLDPTAVPTLGLVELQMNSKGMGASGINDFLGLIDAESGRLIGSNDDRALRNNNSLLRFAPVPGKSYVLRASSALENDTGNYSVTGLLPKIAPKTPVAPLALGSSVKGKLAKGGERDERSFTAKRDFLLDQVSADTAVSLNLSSFAFDAYLVVLDATDLSIVAEADQGASTGGLDDAALTFTAKADRRYLVRATTYLDTQSGAYVLSAETAP from the coding sequence ATGATCCGCCGAATCGCCCTCTCGTCTTTGGCCCTCTTGCTGGTAGCGCCCGCCCGGGCCGATAAGGATCTGATCCGGAGCAGCCGCATCACCCCGCTGGAGATCCGTCGCAAGCATGACAAGGCTGCTGAAACCGCCGCGAAGGATGGCTTTGGCCCTCTCCCTCGTGCGCCCAAGATCATCGGTGGCGGCAATGCCTCGCCCGGCGAGTATCCATGGATGGCTGCCCTCGTGATTGCGGATGAGCCAGACAACTTCCAAGGCCAATTCTGCGGTGGCTCCCTGATTCATCCCCGCTGGATTCTCACCGCTTCCCATTGCGTCAGCGGTTCAAAGGCATCCGACATCGAGGTGGTGCTCGGAACCAACGATCTCGATAGCAACTCCGGGTTCCAGCGGATCGCCGTGGCGGAGATCGTGATGGCTCCGAAGTACAACGATTTCACCCTTGATTCGGATTTCGCCCTCCTGCGCTTGGCCGAGCCCGCCTCGGCTTCGATTCCGACCATTCCTCTGATCGATGACCTTGCTTTGGCGGCACCGGGTATCGAGGCCGTCATCACTGGTTGGGGCGACATGAGCAACGGCGAGCGCGACTACCCGGCCTTGCTTCAGGAGGTGGAAGTCCCGGTGGTGGATCTCGCGGTTGCGAATGCCACTCCCTCCTACCTCGGCTCGCTCACCGCGAACATGCTCCCCGCCGGGTATCCGGAAGGGGGGAAGGATTCCTGCTACGGAGACAGCGGCGGTCCCATGATCGTGCCGTCGCCGGTCGGCCCCGGATGGATGCAGGCCGGCATCGTCAGCTTCGGAGCCGGCTGCGCGGAGCCGGGAGTCTACGGAATTAATGCCCGGGTCTCCCAATTCCGCCGCTACATCCTCGGCCACGTCCTGCCGAACTACACGGCATGGGAAATCGCCAACAACCGCACCGGCGAGTCCCGCGATCCGGACACTAACGGCTTCACCAACTTCGAGGACTTCGCCCTGCCGGACCATACCCTGAACCGCACCACCACCTTGGACTCGGTGCGTTTGAGCTACACCCGGCCAGCCAGTGCCTCCGAGGTGGACTACATCATCGAGAATGCTCCGACCGCCGCGGGTCCGTGGACGGTGAAGTCCCCGAGCTTCGTTTCCTCCACGGTGGCCGGCGCTGGCTTGGTGCTTTGGACGGTGGAATTGCCCCTCATCGAGAACATCGGCGTGTTCCGGGTCCGGGCGGCGATTTCTTCCGGCCACGCCACTGGGCCGCGGCCGTTCACCTTCACCAGTGGCACCCGCGGAACCTTGGATTCCACCGACGCGGGCTTCTCCCGCGCCTACCGGCTTGAAGGCCTACCCGTAAATCAACCGGTTTCAGTGAGTCTCCGCTCGACGGATTTCGATGCGGTCCTCTCGGTTGAGGTGGCTGCGACCGGCGCGAATGTCGGCACTTCCGCTTCGGACAATGCGGAAGGTCTCTCCGGTACCGATGAGCGCCTCACCTTCACCCCGCTGGCGGATACCACCTATATCGTCCGGGCTTCTGGCGGGGCAGGGGACTTTGAGCTGAATCTATGGTCGCCCGTCGAATTTGCCGCCCAGCCCGCCTTGGTGATCCCCCAGACTCGCAAGGCCACCCTCAAGGGTTCTCTGGCCGCCACCGATGTCTACGATCCCTTCTTCCAGCCCGGCGGTGAATACTTGAAGGACGATTTCCTCCTCGATCCCACCGCCGTTCCGACGCTGGGTCTCGTGGAGTTGCAAATGAACTCCAAGGGCATGGGCGCCAGCGGCATCAACGATTTCCTCGGCCTGATCGACGCGGAAAGCGGACGTCTGATCGGCTCCAACGATGACCGTGCGCTCCGGAACAACAATTCCCTCCTCCGCTTCGCGCCCGTTCCCGGCAAATCCTACGTGCTGCGAGCCTCTTCGGCGCTCGAGAATGATACGGGCAACTATTCGGTAACCGGTTTGCTCCCGAAGATCGCCCCGAAGACCCCGGTCGCGCCTCTGGCGCTCGGTTCCAGCGTGAAGGGCAAACTGGCCAAGGGCGGCGAGCGGGACGAACGCTCCTTCACGGCGAAACGGGACTTCCTATTGGATCAAGTCTCGGCGGATACGGCTGTCAGCTTGAACCTCAGTTCCTTTGCCTTCGATGCCTATCTGGTCGTTCTGGACGCGACCGACCTGAGCATCGTGGCGGAAGCGGACCAAGGGGCTTCAACCGGCGGGCTTGATGATGCCGCCCTGACCTTCACCGCCAAGGCCGACCGCCGCTACCTGGTGCGCGCTACGACCTACCTTGACACCCAGTCGGGAGCCTATGTCCTTTCCGCGGAAACTGCTCCCTGA
- a CDS encoding cytochrome c3 family protein, whose translation MANFFPRWTNFLPLKIAICAGAVAGGAVLAFTYYATPKTLAVGYQPSQPIPFSHKIHVDQLGLDCRYCHSFVDVSGTSNVPGNNTCWNCHQHVAKDSPKLQPLRDRMDPALKSPDFGKPIEWVRIHKTPDYVYFNHSAHVNRGISCQSCHGRVDQMEVVYQENSLSMGWCLDCHRAPEKHIRPLEEVYNLKYDPEKYIAANPELMSKLGVKTTEDLGKKLVEHWQIKARESCATCHH comes from the coding sequence ATGGCCAACTTCTTTCCGCGCTGGACCAACTTTCTGCCCCTGAAAATCGCCATTTGTGCAGGTGCTGTGGCAGGCGGCGCGGTGCTGGCGTTCACTTACTACGCCACCCCGAAGACTCTTGCGGTCGGTTATCAGCCCTCTCAGCCGATCCCGTTTTCACACAAAATTCACGTCGATCAGCTCGGGCTGGATTGCCGTTACTGCCACTCCTTCGTGGATGTTTCCGGTACTTCGAACGTCCCGGGTAACAACACCTGCTGGAACTGTCACCAGCACGTCGCCAAGGATAGCCCGAAGCTCCAGCCGCTGCGCGATCGCATGGATCCGGCCCTGAAGAGCCCGGACTTCGGCAAGCCGATCGAGTGGGTCCGCATCCACAAGACCCCGGATTACGTTTACTTCAACCACTCCGCGCACGTGAACCGCGGCATCTCCTGCCAGAGCTGCCACGGCCGCGTCGATCAGATGGAGGTGGTCTATCAGGAGAACAGCCTGTCCATGGGCTGGTGCCTCGATTGCCACCGCGCTCCCGAGAAGCACATCCGTCCGCTCGAGGAAGTCTACAACCTGAAGTACGACCCCGAGAAGTACATCGCCGCCAATCCGGAGCTGATGTCCAAGCTGGGCGTCAAGACCACCGAGGATCTCGGCAAGAAGCTGGTGGAACACTGGCAGATCAAGGCGCGCGAGTCCTGCGCGACCTGCCACCATTGA
- a CDS encoding metallophosphoesterase — protein sequence MEAFSSNPVTRRSALKTGLIFSSAFLTAGWQSRLHAAGPRTDFGKKGMHFLAVGDYGTGKGGQVKVAQRMNEFAGKLDAPLTAVLALGDNFYNMLEPARFDRHFERMYSKEHLDCPFYACLGNHDYGPDYDSKQGRVKADMQLDYARNNPTSRWKMPAKWYAVEFPSPAAPLVKIIYLDGNYALGALTPQERLDQNRWLKAEMKKPTRARWTWVISHFPLFTDDKKRKDNQGLIKDWGEHLKGNDVSLYLAGHDHNLQHLQIKDYKPCFLVSGGGGASTYETEKSERGFSKEVFGFNHIHVDDERITVQLLDMDGNCMHAFERSRAGRVKVRKA from the coding sequence ATGGAAGCCTTCTCCTCAAATCCCGTGACCCGCCGGTCCGCCCTTAAAACCGGCCTCATCTTTAGCAGCGCCTTCCTCACCGCCGGCTGGCAATCCCGCCTCCATGCCGCCGGTCCCCGCACGGATTTCGGCAAGAAGGGCATGCACTTCCTCGCCGTCGGCGACTACGGCACCGGCAAGGGCGGTCAGGTGAAGGTGGCCCAGCGCATGAATGAATTCGCCGGCAAGCTTGACGCCCCGCTCACCGCCGTCCTCGCCTTGGGTGATAACTTCTACAACATGCTCGAGCCTGCGCGCTTCGACCGCCACTTCGAGCGGATGTATTCCAAGGAGCATCTCGATTGCCCCTTCTACGCCTGCCTCGGCAATCACGACTACGGCCCGGACTACGATTCCAAGCAGGGCCGCGTGAAGGCGGACATGCAGCTCGATTACGCCAGGAACAACCCGACCTCACGCTGGAAAATGCCGGCCAAGTGGTACGCCGTTGAGTTCCCGAGTCCCGCCGCTCCTCTCGTCAAAATCATCTACCTCGATGGGAACTACGCCCTCGGTGCCCTCACCCCGCAGGAACGGCTCGATCAGAACCGCTGGCTGAAGGCCGAGATGAAGAAGCCCACCCGCGCCCGCTGGACTTGGGTCATCAGCCACTTCCCGCTCTTCACCGACGACAAGAAACGCAAGGACAACCAAGGCCTGATCAAGGACTGGGGGGAACATCTCAAGGGCAACGACGTGTCCCTCTACCTCGCTGGTCACGATCACAACCTCCAGCATCTCCAGATCAAGGATTACAAGCCCTGCTTCCTCGTCTCCGGCGGCGGAGGTGCCTCCACCTATGAAACCGAGAAATCCGAACGCGGCTTCTCGAAGGAGGTTTTCGGCTTCAATCACATCCACGTCGATGACGAGCGCATCACCGTCCAGCTCCTCGACATGGATGGCAACTGCATGCACGCCTTCGAGCGTAGCCGTGCCGGCAGAGTGAAGGTCCGCAAGGCCTGA
- a CDS encoding MBL fold metallo-hydrolase has translation MLEKEDYPKTGQVNAHYSGLLPQKGWPGRNYKFFRHRIVPGMFQKRGGLAQDPVLTVPDSGLVRVTWIGHASFLLQFSDHSVIVDPNWARWHGFVKRLREPGLPLKSIPELDLVLVSHAHFDHLHKPSLKVLQSRGGIVVPRGSANLVRRLGFPAVHEMRIWENIEYNSMNVVHTPSHHWGARYLHDTHRDYGGYIIESGGKSVFHCGDSAWFDGFAEIGRRHQNIDVALMPIGAYEAPSGRDVHMNPEEAVRAFAELGAKVMIPMHYGTFPLGNEPIGEPVERLLMEADRLGISERILIPEEGVGIEW, from the coding sequence ATGTTGGAGAAAGAAGACTATCCCAAGACCGGCCAAGTGAATGCCCACTACTCGGGCCTTCTCCCGCAAAAGGGCTGGCCGGGGCGGAACTACAAATTCTTCCGCCACCGGATCGTACCGGGCATGTTCCAGAAGCGTGGCGGCCTCGCGCAGGATCCGGTCCTCACCGTTCCGGATTCCGGTCTCGTCCGCGTCACGTGGATCGGCCATGCCTCCTTCCTTCTCCAGTTCTCGGATCACTCGGTCATCGTCGATCCGAATTGGGCCCGCTGGCACGGCTTCGTGAAGCGCCTCCGCGAGCCCGGCCTGCCGCTCAAGTCGATCCCGGAGCTCGACCTCGTTCTCGTGAGCCACGCCCACTTCGATCACCTCCACAAGCCGAGCCTGAAGGTGCTCCAGTCCCGCGGCGGCATTGTCGTTCCCCGCGGTAGCGCGAATCTCGTCCGCCGCCTCGGCTTTCCCGCCGTCCACGAGATGCGGATCTGGGAGAACATCGAGTACAATAGCATGAACGTGGTCCACACCCCCAGCCATCACTGGGGAGCGCGTTACCTTCATGATACCCATCGTGACTACGGCGGCTACATCATCGAGTCCGGTGGCAAGAGCGTCTTCCACTGCGGCGATAGCGCGTGGTTCGATGGCTTCGCCGAGATCGGCCGCCGCCACCAGAATATCGATGTCGCCCTCATGCCCATCGGTGCCTACGAGGCCCCCAGCGGTCGCGACGTCCACATGAATCCGGAAGAAGCCGTCCGCGCCTTCGCCGAGCTCGGGGCCAAGGTCATGATCCCCATGCACTACGGCACCTTCCCCCTCGGGAATGAGCCGATCGGCGAACCGGTCGAGCGCCTTCTCATGGAAGCCGACCGCCTCGGCATCTCCGAGCGCATCCTCATCCCGGAGGAAGGCGTCGGCATCGAGTGGTGA
- a CDS encoding SGNH/GDSL hydrolase family protein codes for MKKLLLFLALVTGARAEYELRDGDTLAFIGDSITAARGYTKIVEHYTLMRFPDRKVRFVNAGQGGDTAFGCLERLDRDVFSKGATVVTVAFGINDIGWGTKADDEHKQRYLDGIRTIVTRCKEKKVRAIICSPAILHQDPDEGETGYLQKMTDEGMALAKSLGAETIDLQRGMRAIQRKIVESNKNKKPEDSDIRMHTSDGIHLDDLGQTAMAYAMLKGLGAPEDVSSAVIDAKALQGGSSQNCQVSDVGAVDGGIKFTRLDQALPLNLGPFTHFQFRWVPLADGLNRYMTTISGLPDGDYEIRADGKLLGKESASSLARGVNIGSMTTNGWEPGGTWDVQSCIVKELVDARDKLWMAGVLQQRHFPGPSPITDSVERQDNALVDLQRVAAKPRPYEFTITRAPK; via the coding sequence ATGAAGAAACTTCTCCTCTTCCTCGCTCTCGTCACCGGAGCTCGCGCCGAGTATGAACTCCGCGATGGCGATACCCTCGCCTTCATCGGCGATAGCATCACCGCTGCCCGCGGTTACACCAAGATCGTCGAGCATTATACACTCATGCGCTTCCCGGATCGCAAGGTCCGCTTCGTGAATGCGGGCCAAGGCGGCGATACTGCCTTCGGCTGTCTGGAACGACTTGATCGCGATGTGTTCTCGAAGGGGGCCACCGTCGTCACCGTCGCCTTTGGCATCAATGATATCGGCTGGGGCACCAAGGCCGACGACGAGCACAAGCAGCGCTACCTCGATGGCATCCGCACCATTGTCACCCGCTGCAAGGAGAAGAAGGTCCGCGCGATCATTTGCTCCCCCGCGATTCTCCATCAGGACCCGGATGAAGGCGAGACCGGTTATCTCCAGAAGATGACCGATGAAGGCATGGCTCTGGCGAAGTCCCTCGGTGCCGAAACCATCGACCTCCAGCGCGGCATGCGTGCCATCCAGCGCAAGATCGTGGAGTCGAACAAGAACAAGAAGCCGGAGGATTCCGACATCCGCATGCACACCAGCGATGGCATCCACCTCGATGACCTCGGCCAGACCGCGATGGCCTATGCCATGCTCAAGGGGCTCGGCGCTCCGGAGGACGTTTCTTCCGCCGTGATCGATGCGAAGGCTCTGCAAGGCGGCTCTAGCCAGAACTGTCAGGTCAGCGATGTCGGCGCGGTCGATGGCGGCATCAAGTTCACCCGTCTCGATCAGGCCCTGCCGCTCAATCTCGGCCCCTTCACGCATTTCCAGTTTCGCTGGGTGCCTCTTGCCGATGGGCTCAATCGCTACATGACCACCATCAGCGGGCTGCCTGATGGAGACTATGAGATCCGTGCCGATGGCAAGCTACTCGGCAAGGAGAGCGCCTCTTCACTAGCCCGCGGCGTGAACATCGGCTCGATGACCACGAACGGCTGGGAGCCGGGCGGCACCTGGGATGTCCAGTCCTGCATTGTGAAGGAGCTCGTCGATGCCCGCGACAAGCTCTGGATGGCGGGCGTCCTCCAGCAGCGCCACTTTCCGGGGCCGTCTCCGATTACGGATTCAGTCGAGCGTCAGGATAACGCGCTCGTCGATCTCCAGAGGGTCGCGGCGAAGCCCCGTCCTTACGAGTTCACCATCACCCGTGCTCCGAAGTGA
- a CDS encoding cytochrome P450 — protein MIQLAPAADAPRHWLMGPAYYAQRDPLTWIPRWAEKYGDVFTIGSPIGSATVVASPELARQVLADRYSHYIEKGRSYAVLRILMGNGLVTSSGEFWRGQRKLTQPAFHRRRLDAIFAMMVERSRHFAEELVEAREPVDISPLFSQLTLEIISRAMFSTDVDASAGSVGRHVATLNETALRMLRQPWRFFLPRTFPTPFTKTEFHARATLDAIVHGIIDRRRQGGEDHDDLLSMFLSACDEETGRGMTNEQLRDEVMTMFVAGHETTANAMCWLLHLIATHPEIEAKLLDEITAAGDALDTGSLAAYPYTRRVVEESLRLYPTIWSVGRRCTKEDELGGFHIRPGTTLLIPIFHFHWGERWWDEPRKFDPDRFLPDRRPSPEIYFPFGAGPRTCIGNQFALQELVIMIVVFLRRMRFQPVAGFPVEPDALITLRPKHGMKLAVEGR, from the coding sequence ATGATCCAGCTTGCTCCAGCCGCCGATGCACCCCGTCACTGGTTGATGGGGCCCGCCTACTACGCGCAGCGTGACCCGCTGACATGGATCCCCCGTTGGGCGGAGAAATACGGGGACGTCTTCACCATCGGTTCGCCCATCGGCAGTGCCACGGTGGTCGCCAGCCCGGAGCTAGCCCGCCAGGTTCTTGCCGACCGCTACTCGCACTACATTGAGAAGGGCCGCTCTTACGCGGTGCTCCGTATCCTCATGGGGAACGGCCTGGTCACCAGTTCCGGCGAGTTCTGGCGCGGCCAGCGCAAGCTCACTCAGCCCGCGTTCCACCGCCGCCGTCTCGATGCCATCTTCGCGATGATGGTCGAGCGCTCCCGCCACTTCGCGGAGGAGCTGGTTGAGGCTCGCGAGCCGGTGGACATCTCGCCTCTTTTCTCACAGCTCACCCTGGAGATCATCTCCCGGGCGATGTTCAGCACGGATGTCGATGCCTCCGCCGGTTCCGTGGGCCGGCACGTCGCGACCTTGAATGAAACCGCCCTGCGCATGCTGCGGCAGCCTTGGCGCTTCTTTCTGCCCCGCACCTTCCCCACGCCTTTCACCAAGACCGAATTCCACGCCCGCGCCACCCTTGATGCCATAGTTCACGGCATCATCGACCGCCGCAGGCAGGGTGGGGAAGATCACGATGACCTGCTCTCCATGTTCCTCTCCGCCTGCGATGAGGAGACCGGTCGCGGCATGACCAATGAGCAGCTTCGAGACGAAGTCATGACCATGTTCGTCGCCGGTCACGAAACCACGGCGAATGCCATGTGCTGGCTGCTCCACCTCATCGCCACCCATCCGGAGATCGAGGCAAAGCTCTTGGACGAAATCACTGCCGCCGGGGATGCCCTCGATACCGGCAGCCTGGCCGCCTACCCCTATACCCGGCGGGTGGTGGAAGAATCCCTCCGCCTCTACCCCACAATCTGGTCCGTCGGCCGGCGTTGCACCAAGGAGGACGAACTCGGCGGCTTCCATATTCGCCCCGGCACCACGCTCCTGATCCCTATCTTCCATTTCCACTGGGGCGAGCGCTGGTGGGATGAGCCGCGGAAGTTCGATCCCGATCGCTTCCTTCCGGATCGCCGTCCTTCTCCCGAGATCTATTTCCCCTTCGGTGCCGGTCCGCGTACCTGCATCGGGAATCAGTTCGCCCTGCAGGAACTGGTGATCATGATCGTGGTCTTCCTCCGGCGCATGCGATTCCAGCCGGTTGCGGGTTTCCCGGTCGAGCCGGATGCCCTCATCACCCTGCGTCCCAAGCACGGCATGAAGCTTGCCGTGGAGGGTCGCTAG
- a CDS encoding TetR/AcrR family transcriptional regulator, which produces MPVLKADISGKRLRELAEAGLAVFCRQGFERSQMADVAKAMGVAVGTVYLYVESKEALFDLVIRYGSHEDHAWLDALEIPLATPAPGSTMAYLREVFERTEWPVLVAALARKKAKDPAAELGEVLREQYHLIRRHRRGLLLLMRSALEFPGLAEIFVLGLREKLLEHLVRYITLRAKSGQFRLPSDLRATAAVMVQAITWANLQRPLDPGLATLDEATVETSTLEVLVHSLIP; this is translated from the coding sequence ATGCCCGTCCTCAAGGCCGACATCTCCGGCAAACGTCTCCGTGAACTCGCCGAGGCCGGTCTCGCCGTCTTCTGCCGCCAAGGCTTCGAACGTTCCCAGATGGCGGACGTCGCGAAGGCCATGGGCGTCGCCGTTGGCACCGTCTACCTCTACGTCGAGAGCAAGGAGGCCCTCTTCGACCTCGTCATCCGCTACGGATCCCATGAAGACCACGCGTGGCTGGATGCTCTCGAGATTCCGCTCGCCACCCCGGCCCCCGGCAGCACCATGGCCTATCTGCGCGAGGTCTTCGAGCGCACCGAATGGCCCGTTCTTGTCGCCGCCCTCGCCCGCAAGAAGGCCAAGGACCCCGCCGCGGAACTCGGGGAAGTACTACGCGAGCAGTATCACCTGATCCGTCGCCATCGCCGCGGCCTCCTCTTGCTCATGCGCTCCGCCTTGGAGTTTCCCGGTCTCGCGGAGATCTTCGTCCTCGGCCTCCGCGAGAAGCTCCTCGAACACCTCGTCCGCTACATCACGCTTCGTGCGAAGTCCGGCCAGTTCCGCCTTCCCTCGGATCTCCGCGCCACTGCCGCCGTGATGGTCCAAGCGATCACCTGGGCGAATCTCCAGCGCCCGCTCGATCCCGGACTCGCCACGCTCGATGAAGCGACGGTCGAAACCTCCACCCTGGAAGTCCTCGTTCACTCACTCATCCCATGA